The following proteins are encoded in a genomic region of Channa argus isolate prfri chromosome 3, Channa argus male v1.0, whole genome shotgun sequence:
- the kdm2aa gene encoding lysine (K)-specific demethylase 2Aa isoform X3 produces the protein MDDSKARYSKRLRAGTRRRYHDDGISDEEIDGRRMFDLEEKVNSQKFSSDRVIRMEGKDFTYEFIQRSGLREPIIFEKPDGLGLKMPDLNFTVNDVKMFVGSRRMIDVMDVSTQKGTEMSMAQWTRYYETPPSQREKLYNVISLEFSHTKLENLVKRPATVDLIDWVDNMWPRHLKERQRDSTNSINDMQYPKVQKYCLMSVEGCYTDFHIDFGGTSVWYHILRGSKVFWLIPPTPQNLELYENWVLSGKQGDVFLGDRASECQRIELKQGCTLIIPSGWIHAVYTPVDSMVFGGNFLHSFNIPMQLNICNIEDRTRVPVKFRYPFYYEMAWYVLERYVFGLTGTSYLTPEFQKHSLGIGLKKPPASDAAGEQLKVEGCVGSDEEASEKQSDKPGAKVYLTPLELEGLWNLLGKLEALPSNKKCVPSGIHNAPALITHIKALLKEHANDNAKLSYTGKPIVKWPKRPSWYQPPPPPPPPPRPKLATTPIIPRPQKPASSMSVLRRRRVRCKRCEACIRPECGDCNFCRDMKKFGGPGKLKQTCVLRQCLSPGLPLSAVCEICKEPNQEETGDPSLTLMECSNCAQIVHPACLTIQGQGVVNKDLPSCWECPKCVQGITDPECKGDKGEGLAVKRKSSSLLDARMAKIYRRQRHSRDGDDSASDDDDEASQRRNMVLYARGGSHSTKRGFGANRRGLLRGGSAQRGTRGGLVTHGSSSVLKLKRGIGMREGGRRGRGVKVRGGSRMQRRGDESEDSDDDDDDDDDDDEDEEEEEDSEDGDKEHLRRCRRRRRTDDDEDEDEDSEGAEFDPEEELDTLEDEEEEDLEEDGRWDSDPEPPVLLVSDLSDDLLNGSYLTVTLQRPHKAKRQPGSIVPKLEAAMAPRTAAMGAGGQQGFIQRKTALSKPSRLRSSDTTADSGTPRGPGRPRLRGNHGDRGTRDRSASSSEEGEGAAPPASSCLSPSSLLSLPAFKDMGNEKGGEKEVWVSVFKYLSRAELLACMTVCKAWYKWSCDKRLWSHVDMSRCNPVSNQALAGIIKRQPTSLDLSWTPLAKRQLNCLLTRLPGLRKLRVTGLSWSCLSALVSPTLPCLRLLDLRWCEGIKDGQIKEIITPPGSESSRSRLRNTVTLRLSGLDISESTLRLLQRHMPQLERLDLAHCKDITDSSIALLAAAGTHTRNNLTELTLAGCSELTDSCLSYLKRLSSLTLLDLRGCKNISRRACDTFISDLSHVALYCMMEEKLIQRLD, from the exons ATGGATGATTCCAAGGCGCGGTACAGCAAAAGACTG CGGGCCGGCACCCGGCGACGTTACCATGATGATGGCATTTCTGATGAGGAAATTGATGGAAGGAGAATGTTTGACCTGGAGGAGAAGGTCAACAGTCAGAAGTTCAGCTCTGACCGGGTTATTCGCATGGAGGGAAaag acTTTACATATGAGTTTATCCAGAGAAGTGGTCTAAGGGAGCCAATCATCTTTGAGAAGCCTGATGGCCTGGGACTCAA GATGCCTGATCTTAACTTCACTGTCAATGATGTCAAGATGTTTGTTG GTAGCAGACGCATGATAGATGTGATGGATGTGAGCACTCAGAAGGGGACAGAGATGTCCATGGCTCAGTGGACACGTTACTACGAGACCCCTCCATCGCAGAGAGAGAAGCTCTACAATGTCATCAGCTTGGAGTTCAGCCACACCAAGCTGGAGAACCTGGTCAAGAGACCTGCCACG GTAGATCTAATAGACTGGGTGGACAATATGTGGCCTCGTCAcctgaaagagagacagagagactcaACCAACTCTATTAATGACATGCAGTACcccaaagtacaaaa gTACTGTCTGATGAGTGTTGAGGGCTGCTACACAGACTTTCACATTGACTTCGGAGGGACCTCAGTGTGGTACCACATACTGAGAGGAAGCAAG GTGTTCTGGCTtatcccccccacccctcaaAACCTAGAGCTGTATGAGAACTGGGTTCTTTCAGGGAAACAGGGGGACGTGTTTCTGGGAGACAGGGCATCTGAGTGCCAGAGGATAGAACTGAAGCAGGGATGCACCCTCATCATACCCTCAG GTTGGATTCATGCTGTCTACACTCCTGTGGACTCGATGGTCTTCGGAGGGAACTTCCTGCACAGCTTCAACATCCCAATGCAACTTAACATTTGTAATATAGAGGACAGAACACGG GTGCCAGTGAAGTTTCGTTACCCCTTCTACTATGAGATGGCCTGGTATGTGTTGGAGCGATACGTTTTCGGCCTTACTGGGACGTCCTATCTCACTCCAGAGTTCCAGAAACACTCACTAGGCATCG GTCTGAAGAAGCCACCTGCCTCAGATGCTGCCGGTGAGCAGTTGAAGGTGGAGGGATGTGTGGGCAGTGATGAAGAAGCTTCAGAGAAGCAGTCTGACAAGCCTGGAGCTAAAGTATACCTGACTCCCCTTGAGTTGGAGGGACTGTGGAACCTGCTGGGTAAACTGGAGGCTCTGCCCTCCAACAAGAAGTGTGTCCCATCAGGAATACACAATGCCCCAGCACTCATTACACACATTAAG GCCCTACTGAAGGAACATGCTAATGACAATGCCAAACTCTCCTACACAGGAAAACCCATTGTGAAGTGGCCAAAGAGG CCGTCATGGTAccagcctcctcctccaccaccacctcctcctcgtCCAAAACTAGCTACCACACCCATCATCCCACGACCACAGAAACCAGCCTCTTCCATGTCTGTGCTGAGACGTCGCAGGGTCAG gtgTAAGCGCTGTGAAGCCTGCATCAGACCAGAGTGTGGAGACTGTAATTTCTGCAGGGACATGAAGAAGTTTGGAGGACCAGGAAAGCTCAAGCAGACCTGTGTGCTTCGACAGTGTCTCTCA CCgggcctccctctctctgcagtgtGTGAGATCTGCAAGGAGCCCAATCAAGAGGAAACTGGAGACCCCTCCCTCACTCTAATGGAGTGTTCAAACTGTGCACAGATTGTCCATCCTGCCTGTCTCACG ATTCAGGGTCAAGGAGTGGTAAATAAAGACCTGCCCAGCTGTTGGGAGTGTCCAAAGTGTGTCCAAGGAATCACTGACCCAGAG TGTAAAGGGGACAAAGGAGAAGGCCTCGCTGTG AAGCGTAAATCCTCCTCCCTGCTGGATGCTCGTATGGCAAAGATTTACAGACGACAGAGGCACAGCCGTGATGGGGATGACTCTGCAAGTGATGACGACGACGAAG CTTCTCAGAGGAGAAATATGGTGCTCTATGCCCGAGGGGGGAGCCACTCTACTAAGAGGGGGTTTGGTGCCAACAGGAGAGGCCTGCTGAGAGGAGGCTCAGCCCAAAGAGGAACCAGAGGAGGCCTTGTGACTCATGGCTCCTCCTCTGTCCTAAAGCTAAAGCGAGGTATTGGCATGAGGGAAGGTGGACGGAGGGGACGGGGGGTGAAGGTGCGGGGAGGCTCCAGAATGCAGAGAAGAGGAGATGAGTCTGAGGATTCcgatgatgatgacgacgacgacgacgacgacgacgaagatgaagaggaagaagaagacagcGAAGATGGAGATAAAGAACACCTTCGTAGATGCAGAAGGAGACGCAGGACTGACGacgatgaagatgaagatgaagacagTGAGGGGGCAGAATTTGACCCTGAAGAAGAGCTGGACACCctggaagatgaggaagaggaagatctGGAGGAGGACGGGCGCTGGGATTCAGACCCAGAGCCCCCAGTCCTCCTGGTGTCGGATCTATCCGATGACCTGCTGAATGGCTCCTACCTGACCGTGACTCTACAGCGCCCCCACAAGGCTAAGAGGCAGCCTG GCTCAATCGTTCCAAAGCTGGAGGCTGCTATGGCTCCACGGACGGCTGCAATGGGTGCTGGTGGTCAACAGGGCTTCATCCAGAGAAAGACGGCTCTGTCCAAACCTTCCCGACTCAGGAGCTCTGACACCACGGCAGACAGTGGAACTCCAAGAGGACCTGGCAG GCCACGTCTACGAGGTAACCATGGTGACCGAGGCACTAGAGATCGCTCTGCCTCTTCCTCAGAGGAAGGGGAAGGTGCTGCACCTCCTGCATCCTCTTGCCTCTCTCCTTCATCCCTGCTGTCTCTGCCAGCCTTTAAAGACATGGGCAatgagaaaggaggagagaaggaggtgTGGGTGTCTGTGTTCAAATACTTGAGCAGAGCGGAGCTGCTGGCCTGTATGACGGTCTGTAAGGCCTGGTACAAGTG GAGTTGTGACAAGCGTCTGTGGAGTCATGTGGACATGAGTCGATGCAACCCTGTCAGTAACCAAGCCCTGGCCGGCATCATCAAACGCCAGCCCACCTCTCTAGACCTGTCCTGGACCCCCCTGGCTAAGAGACAGCTCAACTGTCTGCTCACCAGGCTGCCAG gtCTAAGAAAGTTGAGAGTCACTGGTCTGTCCTGGTCCTGTCTGTCAGCCCTGGTCTCTCCCACTCTGCCCTGCCTGCGGCTCCTGGACCTGCGCTGGTGTGAAGGCATTAAAGACGGACAGATTAAAGAAATCATCACCCCGCCTG GTTCCGAGTCATCTCGTAGCAGACTGAGGAACACTGTGACCCTGCGTCTGTCCGGTCTGGACATCAGTGAGTCAACTCTGAGGCTGCTGCAGCGCCACATGCCTCAGCTGGAGAGGCTGGACCTCGCTCACTGCAAGGACATAACAGATTCGTCCATTGCCCTGCTGGCAGCAGCCGGGACTCACACGCGCAACAACCTCACTGAGCTCACACTGGCAG gcTGTAGTGAGCTGACAGACAGCTGTCTGTCCTACCTAAAGCGTTTGTCCTCTCTGACCCTGCTGGACCTCAGAGGCTGTAAGAATATCAGCAGACGAGCCTGTGACACCTTTATCTCTGACCTGTCCCACGTCGCCCTCTACTGTATGATGGAGGAGAAGCTCATTCAGCGCCTGGACTAA
- the kdm2aa gene encoding lysine (K)-specific demethylase 2Aa isoform X1, which translates to MYLSSRISLEILECGYLRRIQRAGTRRRYHDDGISDEEIDGRRMFDLEEKVNSQKFSSDRVIRMEGKDFTYEFIQRSGLREPIIFEKPDGLGLKMPDLNFTVNDVKMFVGSRRMIDVMDVSTQKGTEMSMAQWTRYYETPPSQREKLYNVISLEFSHTKLENLVKRPATVDLIDWVDNMWPRHLKERQRDSTNSINDMQYPKVQKYCLMSVEGCYTDFHIDFGGTSVWYHILRGSKVFWLIPPTPQNLELYENWVLSGKQGDVFLGDRASECQRIELKQGCTLIIPSGWIHAVYTPVDSMVFGGNFLHSFNIPMQLNICNIEDRTRVPVKFRYPFYYEMAWYVLERYVFGLTGTSYLTPEFQKHSLGIGLKKPPASDAAGEQLKVEGCVGSDEEASEKQSDKPGAKVYLTPLELEGLWNLLGKLEALPSNKKCVPSGIHNAPALITHIKALLKEHANDNAKLSYTGKPIVKWPKRPSWYQPPPPPPPPPRPKLATTPIIPRPQKPASSMSVLRRRRVRCKRCEACIRPECGDCNFCRDMKKFGGPGKLKQTCVLRQCLSPGLPLSAVCEICKEPNQEETGDPSLTLMECSNCAQIVHPACLTIQGQGVVNKDLPSCWECPKCVQGITDPELHQSSGSDESLAASHQQHIRPHGPLVLRLGPGPSATKGGPVGSQPDGDVVRCGFFPPPSPPPLPSCSSSSTASLLLVAAPLPSQPISSRLCKGDKGEGLAVKRKSSSLLDARMAKIYRRQRHSRDGDDSASDDDDEASQRRNMVLYARGGSHSTKRGFGANRRGLLRGGSAQRGTRGGLVTHGSSSVLKLKRGIGMREGGRRGRGVKVRGGSRMQRRGDESEDSDDDDDDDDDDDEDEEEEEDSEDGDKEHLRRCRRRRRTDDDEDEDEDSEGAEFDPEEELDTLEDEEEEDLEEDGRWDSDPEPPVLLVSDLSDDLLNGSYLTVTLQRPHKAKRQPGSIVPKLEAAMAPRTAAMGAGGQQGFIQRKTALSKPSRLRSSDTTADSGTPRGPGRPRLRGNHGDRGTRDRSASSSEEGEGAAPPASSCLSPSSLLSLPAFKDMGNEKGGEKEVWVSVFKYLSRAELLACMTVCKAWYKWSCDKRLWSHVDMSRCNPVSNQALAGIIKRQPTSLDLSWTPLAKRQLNCLLTRLPGLRKLRVTGLSWSCLSALVSPTLPCLRLLDLRWCEGIKDGQIKEIITPPGSESSRSRLRNTVTLRLSGLDISESTLRLLQRHMPQLERLDLAHCKDITDSSIALLAAAGTHTRNNLTELTLAGCSELTDSCLSYLKRLSSLTLLDLRGCKNISRRACDTFISDLSHVALYCMMEEKLIQRLD; encoded by the exons ATGTACTTGTCTTCCCGTATTTCATTAGAAATACTTGAATGTGGATATTTAAGACGCATTCAG CGGGCCGGCACCCGGCGACGTTACCATGATGATGGCATTTCTGATGAGGAAATTGATGGAAGGAGAATGTTTGACCTGGAGGAGAAGGTCAACAGTCAGAAGTTCAGCTCTGACCGGGTTATTCGCATGGAGGGAAaag acTTTACATATGAGTTTATCCAGAGAAGTGGTCTAAGGGAGCCAATCATCTTTGAGAAGCCTGATGGCCTGGGACTCAA GATGCCTGATCTTAACTTCACTGTCAATGATGTCAAGATGTTTGTTG GTAGCAGACGCATGATAGATGTGATGGATGTGAGCACTCAGAAGGGGACAGAGATGTCCATGGCTCAGTGGACACGTTACTACGAGACCCCTCCATCGCAGAGAGAGAAGCTCTACAATGTCATCAGCTTGGAGTTCAGCCACACCAAGCTGGAGAACCTGGTCAAGAGACCTGCCACG GTAGATCTAATAGACTGGGTGGACAATATGTGGCCTCGTCAcctgaaagagagacagagagactcaACCAACTCTATTAATGACATGCAGTACcccaaagtacaaaa gTACTGTCTGATGAGTGTTGAGGGCTGCTACACAGACTTTCACATTGACTTCGGAGGGACCTCAGTGTGGTACCACATACTGAGAGGAAGCAAG GTGTTCTGGCTtatcccccccacccctcaaAACCTAGAGCTGTATGAGAACTGGGTTCTTTCAGGGAAACAGGGGGACGTGTTTCTGGGAGACAGGGCATCTGAGTGCCAGAGGATAGAACTGAAGCAGGGATGCACCCTCATCATACCCTCAG GTTGGATTCATGCTGTCTACACTCCTGTGGACTCGATGGTCTTCGGAGGGAACTTCCTGCACAGCTTCAACATCCCAATGCAACTTAACATTTGTAATATAGAGGACAGAACACGG GTGCCAGTGAAGTTTCGTTACCCCTTCTACTATGAGATGGCCTGGTATGTGTTGGAGCGATACGTTTTCGGCCTTACTGGGACGTCCTATCTCACTCCAGAGTTCCAGAAACACTCACTAGGCATCG GTCTGAAGAAGCCACCTGCCTCAGATGCTGCCGGTGAGCAGTTGAAGGTGGAGGGATGTGTGGGCAGTGATGAAGAAGCTTCAGAGAAGCAGTCTGACAAGCCTGGAGCTAAAGTATACCTGACTCCCCTTGAGTTGGAGGGACTGTGGAACCTGCTGGGTAAACTGGAGGCTCTGCCCTCCAACAAGAAGTGTGTCCCATCAGGAATACACAATGCCCCAGCACTCATTACACACATTAAG GCCCTACTGAAGGAACATGCTAATGACAATGCCAAACTCTCCTACACAGGAAAACCCATTGTGAAGTGGCCAAAGAGG CCGTCATGGTAccagcctcctcctccaccaccacctcctcctcgtCCAAAACTAGCTACCACACCCATCATCCCACGACCACAGAAACCAGCCTCTTCCATGTCTGTGCTGAGACGTCGCAGGGTCAG gtgTAAGCGCTGTGAAGCCTGCATCAGACCAGAGTGTGGAGACTGTAATTTCTGCAGGGACATGAAGAAGTTTGGAGGACCAGGAAAGCTCAAGCAGACCTGTGTGCTTCGACAGTGTCTCTCA CCgggcctccctctctctgcagtgtGTGAGATCTGCAAGGAGCCCAATCAAGAGGAAACTGGAGACCCCTCCCTCACTCTAATGGAGTGTTCAAACTGTGCACAGATTGTCCATCCTGCCTGTCTCACG ATTCAGGGTCAAGGAGTGGTAAATAAAGACCTGCCCAGCTGTTGGGAGTGTCCAAAGTGTGTCCAAGGAATCACTGACCCAGAG CTCCATCAGTCATCAGGCAGTGATGAATCGTTGGCTGCCAGCCACCAGCAGCACATCCGTCCCCACGGCCCCCTGGTCCTCAGGCTGGGCCCAGGGCCCTCTGCTACCAAAGGGGGTCCTGTGGGCTCCCAGCCGGATGGGGACGTGGTCCGCTGTGGCTtcttccctcctccttctcctcctcctcttccttcctgttcttcctcctccacagcGTCGCTTCTATTGGTGGCGGCCCCTCTGCCTTCTCAGCCAATCAGCTCGAGACTG TGTAAAGGGGACAAAGGAGAAGGCCTCGCTGTG AAGCGTAAATCCTCCTCCCTGCTGGATGCTCGTATGGCAAAGATTTACAGACGACAGAGGCACAGCCGTGATGGGGATGACTCTGCAAGTGATGACGACGACGAAG CTTCTCAGAGGAGAAATATGGTGCTCTATGCCCGAGGGGGGAGCCACTCTACTAAGAGGGGGTTTGGTGCCAACAGGAGAGGCCTGCTGAGAGGAGGCTCAGCCCAAAGAGGAACCAGAGGAGGCCTTGTGACTCATGGCTCCTCCTCTGTCCTAAAGCTAAAGCGAGGTATTGGCATGAGGGAAGGTGGACGGAGGGGACGGGGGGTGAAGGTGCGGGGAGGCTCCAGAATGCAGAGAAGAGGAGATGAGTCTGAGGATTCcgatgatgatgacgacgacgacgacgacgacgacgaagatgaagaggaagaagaagacagcGAAGATGGAGATAAAGAACACCTTCGTAGATGCAGAAGGAGACGCAGGACTGACGacgatgaagatgaagatgaagacagTGAGGGGGCAGAATTTGACCCTGAAGAAGAGCTGGACACCctggaagatgaggaagaggaagatctGGAGGAGGACGGGCGCTGGGATTCAGACCCAGAGCCCCCAGTCCTCCTGGTGTCGGATCTATCCGATGACCTGCTGAATGGCTCCTACCTGACCGTGACTCTACAGCGCCCCCACAAGGCTAAGAGGCAGCCTG GCTCAATCGTTCCAAAGCTGGAGGCTGCTATGGCTCCACGGACGGCTGCAATGGGTGCTGGTGGTCAACAGGGCTTCATCCAGAGAAAGACGGCTCTGTCCAAACCTTCCCGACTCAGGAGCTCTGACACCACGGCAGACAGTGGAACTCCAAGAGGACCTGGCAG GCCACGTCTACGAGGTAACCATGGTGACCGAGGCACTAGAGATCGCTCTGCCTCTTCCTCAGAGGAAGGGGAAGGTGCTGCACCTCCTGCATCCTCTTGCCTCTCTCCTTCATCCCTGCTGTCTCTGCCAGCCTTTAAAGACATGGGCAatgagaaaggaggagagaaggaggtgTGGGTGTCTGTGTTCAAATACTTGAGCAGAGCGGAGCTGCTGGCCTGTATGACGGTCTGTAAGGCCTGGTACAAGTG GAGTTGTGACAAGCGTCTGTGGAGTCATGTGGACATGAGTCGATGCAACCCTGTCAGTAACCAAGCCCTGGCCGGCATCATCAAACGCCAGCCCACCTCTCTAGACCTGTCCTGGACCCCCCTGGCTAAGAGACAGCTCAACTGTCTGCTCACCAGGCTGCCAG gtCTAAGAAAGTTGAGAGTCACTGGTCTGTCCTGGTCCTGTCTGTCAGCCCTGGTCTCTCCCACTCTGCCCTGCCTGCGGCTCCTGGACCTGCGCTGGTGTGAAGGCATTAAAGACGGACAGATTAAAGAAATCATCACCCCGCCTG GTTCCGAGTCATCTCGTAGCAGACTGAGGAACACTGTGACCCTGCGTCTGTCCGGTCTGGACATCAGTGAGTCAACTCTGAGGCTGCTGCAGCGCCACATGCCTCAGCTGGAGAGGCTGGACCTCGCTCACTGCAAGGACATAACAGATTCGTCCATTGCCCTGCTGGCAGCAGCCGGGACTCACACGCGCAACAACCTCACTGAGCTCACACTGGCAG gcTGTAGTGAGCTGACAGACAGCTGTCTGTCCTACCTAAAGCGTTTGTCCTCTCTGACCCTGCTGGACCTCAGAGGCTGTAAGAATATCAGCAGACGAGCCTGTGACACCTTTATCTCTGACCTGTCCCACGTCGCCCTCTACTGTATGATGGAGGAGAAGCTCATTCAGCGCCTGGACTAA